From the genome of Gemmatimonas phototrophica, one region includes:
- a CDS encoding penicillin-binding transpeptidase domain-containing protein: protein MTSTVEPEGHALSRGRASFVHITLVLFAAAVVARSAQLQVVEHAHWQQEAERQHVRDVAVTPPRGAILDATGVVLVETREQMHIAVEPHNLGEFKRKGADGKTRTLDSRTILRKALKDLRVPDMWIKRSFDRKKYKWVEIPQKFAPADVQRLQNVKGVKLISSLNRINSTPQGLAGIVGVASTATGARSGLESELDELLRGQAGLDSVVRDGVGGRIGSPMLSAIAARPGHNVTLTINQQLQEIAEEALANARARTDATGGDVLILDPRDGAVLAIAGIRNGKAAYTGNGLTEAFEPGSVMKPFIVARLLDLQRVTPDEVFNTYNGKWKLGRKVYDDTHKAEQMTLRDVVRFSSNIGTVQASLKLSDGEEYEALRDFGFGVPTGISYPSESRGDVKRPPYSQLNHAQMSIGYAMSATPLQIATAYAAIANGGELLEPALVREVRDADGKLVHRHTRTVVRRVISTEVSEIMRDMLKSVVDSGTSTAADMQQFDVGGKSGTARRVRDNGRGYELGKYNSSFAGMFPVEKPQYVIVARLIDPQGTYYGGLVSGTMVNDLLQSAIATRDASLDRGELARLARPVQAPLPKPRTPEQQRIAERDSARFDSLKAPAPPKVEPVPMPSRIVVDLPFAAKSGARRKITSDIRTVPSVYGLSARQAARTLYAAGFQVSVVDGSSVRTRPAAGAALRAGSTVQLESPR, encoded by the coding sequence ATGACCAGCACCGTAGAGCCCGAAGGGCACGCGCTCAGTCGCGGCCGCGCGTCGTTTGTGCATATCACGCTGGTGCTCTTTGCGGCGGCCGTCGTGGCCCGCTCGGCCCAGCTGCAGGTGGTGGAGCATGCACATTGGCAGCAGGAAGCCGAGCGGCAGCATGTGAGGGACGTGGCCGTCACGCCGCCGCGTGGCGCCATCCTGGATGCCACCGGCGTGGTGCTCGTGGAAACACGCGAGCAGATGCACATCGCGGTGGAGCCGCATAACCTTGGCGAGTTCAAGCGCAAAGGGGCAGACGGCAAAACGCGCACGCTTGATTCGCGGACCATTCTGCGCAAGGCGCTGAAGGATTTGCGCGTGCCCGACATGTGGATCAAGCGGTCCTTCGACCGCAAGAAATACAAGTGGGTGGAGATCCCACAGAAGTTTGCCCCCGCCGACGTGCAGCGCCTGCAGAACGTCAAAGGTGTCAAGCTGATCTCCAGTCTCAATCGCATCAACTCCACGCCGCAGGGGCTGGCCGGTATCGTGGGCGTGGCGTCCACGGCCACCGGTGCGCGCAGCGGCTTGGAGAGCGAGTTGGACGAGTTGCTGCGCGGACAGGCCGGACTCGATTCAGTGGTGCGCGATGGCGTCGGCGGTCGGATCGGGTCGCCCATGCTGTCGGCGATCGCGGCGCGACCTGGGCACAACGTTACGCTCACGATCAATCAGCAGCTGCAGGAAATCGCCGAAGAAGCGTTGGCGAATGCGCGCGCGCGCACCGACGCCACCGGCGGTGATGTGCTCATTCTCGATCCGCGGGACGGCGCCGTATTGGCCATTGCCGGTATTCGCAACGGCAAGGCGGCGTATACCGGTAACGGACTCACCGAGGCCTTCGAGCCCGGGTCGGTCATGAAGCCGTTCATCGTGGCGCGGTTGCTCGATTTGCAGCGCGTGACGCCGGATGAGGTGTTTAATACCTACAACGGCAAGTGGAAGCTCGGCCGCAAGGTGTACGACGATACACACAAAGCCGAGCAGATGACGTTGCGTGATGTCGTGCGCTTCTCCAGCAACATCGGCACGGTGCAGGCCTCGCTCAAACTATCGGATGGCGAAGAATACGAGGCGCTTCGCGACTTCGGCTTCGGGGTCCCCACGGGGATCTCCTATCCGTCAGAATCACGCGGCGACGTGAAGCGCCCGCCGTACTCGCAGCTCAATCATGCGCAGATGTCCATTGGGTATGCCATGAGCGCCACGCCGCTGCAGATCGCCACGGCGTATGCCGCGATTGCCAATGGCGGTGAGCTGTTGGAGCCGGCGTTGGTGCGTGAGGTGCGCGACGCCGATGGCAAGCTGGTGCACCGCCACACACGCACCGTGGTGCGCCGCGTCATCTCGACGGAAGTGTCGGAGATCATGCGGGACATGCTCAAGAGCGTGGTGGATAGCGGCACATCTACCGCGGCCGACATGCAGCAGTTTGATGTAGGCGGAAAGTCGGGGACGGCGCGGCGCGTGCGGGACAACGGTCGCGGCTATGAGCTCGGCAAATACAACTCGAGTTTTGCCGGCATGTTTCCGGTGGAGAAGCCGCAGTACGTCATCGTCGCCCGTCTCATCGATCCCCAAGGCACGTACTACGGTGGCTTGGTCTCGGGCACCATGGTGAACGATCTGCTGCAGTCGGCCATTGCCACTCGTGACGCGTCGCTCGACCGCGGCGAACTGGCCCGGCTCGCGCGCCCGGTGCAGGCACCGCTCCCCAAGCCTCGCACTCCCGAACAGCAGCGCATCGCCGAGCGTGACTCGGCGCGCTTCGATTCGCTCAAGGCGCCAGCGCCACCCAAAGTAGAACCCGTGCCCATGCCCTCGCGCATCGTCGTGGACCTGCCTTTTGCTGCGAAGAGTGGGGCACGTCGTAAGATCACATCCGACATACGCACCGTGCCTTCGGTGTACGGATTGTCGGCGCGACAGGCGGCGCGCACTCTGTACGCCGCCGGCTTTCAGGTGAGCGTGGTGGACGGCAGCAGCGTGCGCACCCGTCCCGCTGCGGGGGCTGCGCTCCGCGCGGGATCCACCGTGCAACTCGAGTCTCCCCGGTGA
- a CDS encoding UDP-N-acetylmuramoyl-L-alanyl-D-glutamate--2,6-diaminopimelate ligase: MSVTILLDALREAGLLVSHSEALPSTLSDLVDDSRRVRDGSAFLAIKGAAQDGHAWLPTAHTAGATLAIVEDAAAAEAAALPFVQVRDGRRAAALCAAAFHGWPARALTLVGVTGTNGKTTTVGLLRHLLDGPAHRAASIGTLGVLLGSEGTPMPGGGGLTTPGPVELQRLLRALVNAGVSRVAMETSSHALDQRRVDGLTFAAAVFTNLTRDHLDYHVTMEAYRAAKLRLVGLLARDGVAVFNADDVAWKGVTHAPRTITFGTHDASAQVAARDVQFGATGSRFLLVTPTGAHPVELPLIGDFNIANALGAAAVALSLGMPVQDIAQKLSHAPQVPGRLERLRTAPTVLRDYAHTPDALDRALRAVRPFTRETQEQSSRLLVLFGCGGDRDRGKRPEMGRIAEALADVAIVTSDNPRTEDPERILDDIEAGMSRRDHLRITDRRDAIAQALRLAGPHDVIVLAGKGHETYQIRGTISYPFDESEIVAELSREIAAERERDVHRDAIGEVGS; encoded by the coding sequence GTGTCCGTGACCATTCTGCTCGACGCGCTGCGTGAGGCCGGGCTGCTGGTTTCGCACAGCGAGGCGTTGCCCTCTACCCTGAGTGATCTGGTAGACGACAGCCGGCGAGTTCGCGATGGCTCGGCGTTTCTGGCCATCAAGGGTGCTGCGCAGGACGGGCACGCCTGGTTGCCCACCGCACACACCGCCGGGGCCACGTTGGCCATTGTCGAAGATGCCGCGGCAGCCGAAGCGGCCGCGCTCCCTTTTGTGCAGGTGCGCGATGGCCGACGTGCCGCTGCGCTCTGTGCCGCCGCCTTCCACGGCTGGCCGGCGCGTGCGCTCACGTTGGTGGGCGTCACCGGTACCAACGGCAAAACCACCACGGTTGGATTGCTTCGCCACCTGCTCGATGGGCCCGCGCACCGCGCCGCCTCCATTGGCACGCTGGGCGTGCTGCTGGGCAGCGAGGGCACACCCATGCCGGGCGGCGGCGGTCTCACCACGCCCGGGCCGGTGGAGCTGCAACGGTTGTTGCGCGCGCTGGTTAACGCCGGGGTGTCGCGGGTGGCCATGGAAACGTCGTCGCACGCGCTCGATCAGCGCCGCGTGGACGGGCTCACCTTTGCCGCCGCGGTCTTTACCAACCTCACGCGCGATCATCTCGACTACCACGTCACCATGGAGGCGTATCGCGCCGCCAAGTTGCGACTGGTTGGTTTGCTCGCGCGTGATGGCGTCGCCGTCTTCAACGCGGACGATGTGGCCTGGAAGGGCGTGACGCACGCCCCGCGTACCATCACCTTTGGCACGCACGACGCCAGTGCCCAGGTGGCCGCGCGGGATGTGCAGTTCGGGGCCACGGGCAGCCGCTTCCTGCTGGTGACCCCCACGGGAGCCCACCCGGTGGAGCTGCCACTCATTGGCGATTTCAACATCGCCAATGCGCTGGGCGCTGCAGCGGTGGCACTGTCGCTCGGCATGCCGGTGCAGGACATCGCTCAAAAACTGTCGCATGCCCCGCAGGTGCCGGGACGATTGGAACGGCTGCGCACCGCGCCGACCGTACTGCGCGACTATGCGCACACCCCCGATGCCCTCGATCGTGCGCTGCGGGCGGTGCGTCCGTTTACGCGCGAAACGCAGGAGCAGTCCAGCCGCCTGCTTGTGCTCTTTGGCTGTGGCGGCGACCGTGATCGCGGCAAACGACCCGAGATGGGACGCATTGCGGAAGCGCTGGCCGACGTCGCGATTGTCACCAGCGATAATCCGCGCACCGAAGATCCCGAACGAATTCTCGACGATATCGAAGCCGGCATGAGCCGCCGCGATCATCTGCGTATCACCGATCGTCGCGATGCCATTGCGCAGGCGCTGCGACTGGCTGGTCCGCACGATGTGATTGTACTCGCCGGCAAGGGCCACGAGACCTATCAGATTCGTGGGACCATATCGTATCCCTTTGATGAGAGTGAAATCGTGGCCGAGCTGTCACGTGAAATAGCCGCTGAGCGGGAACGCGACGTGCATCGCGATGCCATCGGCGAGGTGGGCTCATGA
- a CDS encoding UDP-N-acetylmuramoyl-tripeptide--D-alanyl-D-alanine ligase, translating into MTSGLKAGTAFAAVPAVTPSMAHPYWTFERVAQALGTGPSMPNALAGVSTDTRHIGRGDLFVALRGEHFDAHDFLAQAREAGAAAFVVSDATKAVGLGVPTYVVPDTLVALGQLATAWRKAWGRSVIAVAGSNGKTSTKELLKAAFSRTFAVHATTGNLNNLIGVPLTLLAIPSDAEVAIVELGTNTPGEVATLRAMTAPDVAVLTSIGEEHLEGLGDLAGVLREESDVFHGVTLAIIPAAHPEVEPLAHSRARAVISAGLTGQGVVPEAWGLDAEGRPWLDVDGTRIALPLRGAHQAANAMLAIAAAQACGVPLAQAAEGLAAMPVPSMRGVWETLGSATLINDAYNANPASMRAAIALLGDVGQGRQRVAILGSMRELGAQAAQQHREVAQAALASPADLVVGVGDFAAALTELAPNDQRVVVSNDLDALWPLLAPRLHTNAVILLKASRGMRLERLVPQLTAWATA; encoded by the coding sequence ATGACCAGCGGCTTGAAGGCTGGCACGGCATTCGCGGCCGTACCGGCCGTGACGCCTTCCATGGCGCACCCGTATTGGACGTTCGAGCGGGTAGCACAGGCGCTCGGCACGGGCCCCAGTATGCCCAATGCCCTCGCCGGCGTGAGTACGGATACGCGCCACATCGGACGTGGCGATCTGTTTGTCGCGTTGCGCGGCGAGCACTTTGACGCGCACGATTTTCTCGCCCAGGCCCGTGAGGCCGGCGCCGCCGCGTTTGTGGTGAGCGATGCCACCAAGGCCGTTGGATTGGGGGTCCCCACCTATGTCGTCCCCGACACCCTCGTCGCGCTGGGGCAACTCGCCACCGCGTGGCGCAAGGCGTGGGGGCGCAGCGTCATTGCGGTTGCCGGTTCCAATGGAAAAACCAGCACCAAGGAACTGCTCAAGGCGGCGTTCTCGCGCACGTTTGCCGTGCATGCCACCACGGGCAATCTGAACAACCTCATTGGCGTCCCGCTCACGTTGCTGGCCATCCCCAGCGACGCTGAGGTAGCCATTGTGGAGTTGGGCACCAACACCCCGGGGGAAGTGGCCACCCTGCGCGCCATGACCGCTCCTGATGTCGCGGTGCTCACCAGCATTGGCGAGGAACATCTGGAGGGCCTCGGCGATCTCGCCGGCGTGTTGCGCGAAGAGAGTGATGTGTTTCATGGCGTCACGCTGGCCATCATTCCGGCCGCCCATCCCGAAGTGGAACCACTCGCCCACAGCCGTGCCCGCGCGGTGATCAGCGCCGGGCTGACCGGACAGGGTGTGGTGCCCGAAGCCTGGGGGCTGGACGCCGAAGGACGACCGTGGCTGGATGTGGACGGCACCCGCATTGCGCTGCCACTGCGCGGGGCGCATCAAGCGGCCAACGCCATGCTGGCCATTGCGGCGGCGCAGGCCTGCGGGGTGCCGCTCGCGCAGGCTGCCGAAGGACTGGCCGCCATGCCCGTGCCCAGCATGCGTGGCGTGTGGGAAACATTGGGCTCGGCCACGCTCATCAACGATGCGTACAACGCCAATCCTGCCTCCATGCGCGCCGCCATTGCCTTGCTGGGTGATGTGGGGCAGGGGAGGCAGCGCGTGGCCATTCTCGGGTCCATGCGTGAACTCGGTGCTCAGGCGGCGCAGCAGCATCGCGAGGTGGCACAGGCGGCGCTGGCCTCACCGGCCGATCTCGTCGTTGGCGTTGGCGACTTTGCAGCCGCGTTGACGGAGCTGGCTCCCAACGACCAGCGCGTGGTCGTCAGCAACGACCTTGACGCCCTGTGGCCGCTGCTCGCACCACGACTGCACACGAACGCCGTTATTCTCCTCAAGGCGTCACGAGGAATGCGTCTCGAACGCCTCGTGCCGCAGCTCACCGCCTGGGCCACCGCGTAA
- the mraY gene encoding phospho-N-acetylmuramoyl-pentapeptide-transferase: MLYYLLQPLARDGGVLNLLNYITFRATAAFVTALLLCFVFGPAIIRRLQAMAVHQVVRAGTPDSHAGKGTTPTMGGIIILVATFLPVLLWARLDNRYVVLAVAVTAWMGVIGFLDDYLKLKQKREGLKNEGLVERYKLAGQITCGLGLGTYLLLDPISTLPGASTTLPFFKYILVVPAVAWAAWLYIPWVTFILTGVSNAVNLTDGLDGLSSGLVAIAVLTLGIFAYLIGRVDTSAHLLIFYLRGAGELTVFCAAIVGACIGFLWYNAHPAQVFMGDTGSLALGGAVGAVAILLKSEFLLLFVGAVFFAETVSVILQRTVFKYRRRKFGLEYAQKHRVFLRAPLHHHFEMKGWPETQVVIRFWIIGILCAFVALSTLKLR; this comes from the coding sequence GTGCTCTACTACCTGCTGCAACCGCTCGCACGTGATGGTGGCGTGCTGAACCTGCTCAACTACATCACCTTCCGGGCGACGGCGGCATTCGTCACGGCGCTGTTACTCTGCTTTGTCTTCGGACCGGCCATCATTCGGCGGCTGCAGGCCATGGCGGTGCATCAGGTGGTGCGTGCCGGTACCCCCGACTCCCATGCGGGGAAGGGCACCACGCCCACCATGGGCGGGATCATCATTCTGGTCGCGACGTTTCTCCCGGTGCTGCTCTGGGCGCGTCTCGACAATCGCTACGTGGTGCTGGCGGTCGCCGTGACGGCATGGATGGGAGTCATTGGGTTCCTCGACGACTATCTCAAGCTCAAGCAGAAGCGCGAAGGGCTCAAGAACGAAGGGCTCGTCGAACGGTACAAGCTGGCCGGACAGATCACCTGCGGACTTGGCCTCGGCACGTACCTTCTGCTCGATCCCATCTCGACGCTCCCCGGCGCCAGCACCACGCTGCCGTTCTTCAAATACATCCTGGTCGTGCCGGCCGTGGCGTGGGCCGCCTGGTTGTACATCCCGTGGGTCACGTTCATCCTCACCGGCGTCAGCAACGCGGTGAATCTCACCGATGGCCTGGATGGCTTGTCGTCGGGGCTGGTGGCCATTGCCGTGCTCACGCTGGGCATCTTCGCCTATCTGATTGGGCGCGTCGATACCAGCGCACACCTCCTCATTTTCTATCTGAGAGGGGCCGGTGAGCTCACGGTCTTTTGCGCGGCCATCGTGGGCGCCTGCATAGGGTTTCTGTGGTACAACGCCCATCCGGCGCAGGTGTTCATGGGGGACACCGGCTCATTGGCGCTAGGCGGAGCGGTTGGTGCCGTGGCCATTCTGCTCAAGAGCGAGTTTCTGCTGCTCTTCGTGGGTGCGGTGTTCTTCGCCGAAACGGTGTCGGTCATTCTGCAGCGGACGGTGTTCAAGTATCGCCGACGGAAGTTCGGTCTGGAGTACGCGCAAAAGCACCGGGTGTTTCTTCGCGCGCCGTTGCATCACCACTTCGAGATGAAGGGGTGGCCGGAAACGCAGGTGGTGATCCGCTTCTGGATCATTGGTATTCTGTGCGCCTTTGTGGCGCTCAGCACCCTCAAGCTCCGTTAA
- the murD gene encoding UDP-N-acetylmuramoyl-L-alanine--D-glutamate ligase — protein sequence MAHSLAPHEVAALVARRLAERTGEFAVIGLGRSGVAASRLLRKAGISVYASDASATDAVRTTAAELERDGASVDVGLHNLERIAHAAVVVVSPGVPPGAPPLVAARKAGLPIVSEVEVALRLMPQLRYIATTGTNGKTTTTALVGHLLRALGHDAADVGNIGTPVSELALRDAPPTWAALEMSSFQLHDTPGVTPDVGILTTLSPDHLDRYDSVTEYYADKKLLFANAAVPSRWVTTADSTDVHQLVRGVQGNWYHFSTQRSDVDAWYDRDRGELHVLGAPLMARRDVALAGDHNVANVLAAVLAVMVADTEHRTPHARAVLAKAVREFRALAHRLEPVGDRHGVLWLNDSKATNVASTQVAIDGMTRPTVLLLGGRHKGEPYTSLAPSLRQHARVVVAYGEAGAQIEADLAPALGDAVPVVLMPMGSTFDQVVSRARSLAKAGDALLLSPACSSYDMFRNYEERGRAFARLAEALT from the coding sequence ATGGCGCACTCCCTCGCTCCACACGAAGTCGCCGCCCTCGTGGCGCGTAGACTGGCGGAACGTACCGGCGAATTTGCCGTGATCGGGCTGGGACGCAGTGGCGTCGCCGCGTCACGCCTCCTTCGGAAGGCTGGCATCTCGGTGTACGCCTCCGATGCCTCGGCCACCGACGCCGTGCGCACCACGGCGGCCGAGCTCGAGCGCGATGGGGCCAGCGTGGATGTCGGGCTGCACAATCTCGAGCGCATCGCCCACGCCGCCGTTGTCGTGGTGAGCCCGGGGGTACCGCCGGGCGCGCCGCCTCTGGTCGCGGCGCGAAAGGCCGGGCTGCCTATTGTGAGTGAGGTGGAGGTGGCCCTCCGTCTCATGCCGCAGTTGCGCTACATCGCCACCACGGGCACCAATGGAAAGACCACCACCACCGCGCTCGTCGGCCATCTGCTGCGCGCGCTGGGCCACGATGCCGCGGATGTGGGCAACATTGGTACGCCGGTGTCCGAACTGGCACTGCGTGACGCCCCCCCCACCTGGGCCGCGCTGGAGATGTCGAGTTTCCAGCTGCACGACACCCCGGGCGTCACGCCCGACGTGGGCATCCTCACCACGCTCAGCCCCGATCACCTCGATCGCTACGATAGCGTGACGGAGTACTACGCCGACAAGAAGCTGCTGTTCGCCAATGCCGCCGTGCCATCACGATGGGTCACGACGGCCGACAGCACCGACGTGCACCAGCTGGTGCGTGGCGTGCAGGGGAACTGGTATCACTTCTCCACGCAGCGTAGCGATGTGGATGCGTGGTATGACCGCGATCGCGGTGAGTTGCACGTGCTGGGGGCACCGCTCATGGCGCGTCGCGATGTGGCGCTGGCCGGTGACCACAACGTGGCCAATGTGCTGGCCGCTGTGCTGGCGGTCATGGTGGCCGATACCGAACACCGGACGCCGCATGCACGGGCCGTGCTGGCCAAAGCCGTGCGCGAGTTCCGCGCGCTGGCACATCGGCTCGAGCCGGTGGGGGATCGCCACGGCGTCCTCTGGCTCAACGACTCGAAGGCCACCAACGTGGCGTCCACGCAAGTGGCCATCGATGGCATGACCCGCCCTACCGTGCTGCTGCTCGGAGGACGGCACAAAGGCGAACCGTACACGTCACTGGCCCCGTCGCTGCGTCAGCATGCGCGCGTTGTGGTGGCCTACGGCGAAGCGGGCGCACAAATCGAAGCCGATCTTGCGCCTGCCTTGGGAGATGCCGTGCCGGTGGTGCTCATGCCCATGGGCAGCACCTTTGACCAGGTGGTGTCGCGGGCGCGCTCCCTCGCGAAGGCCGGGGATGCGCTCCTGCTGTCACCGGCGTGCTCGAGCTACGACATGTTCCGCAATTATGAGGAACGCGGGCGCGCTTTTGCGCGCCTTGCCGAGGCGCTGACATGA
- a CDS encoding FtsW/RodA/SpoVE family cell cycle protein codes for MTVMGADFSSDMAPSPSARGASLAGTRERWRMSIEARALVLVTAVLVTFGLAVLYSASALVAGNSGSPGYHFVVRQGLGVLVGAVAFAVLAKLDAEIWRRLAWPIMIISILLMILVVLPGTEAITGKFNGSRRALFGGSIQPSEIAKFAILVWTPMLLVKKGARVKDVRKGLLPFAVVIGSLCVLAILEPDYSVAMMFCLLMAVLLFVGGARIAHFVFFGAVGALLLGVIISDSRYVRERLRSFSAGEQASANRKSPTGDQQYQSLVAVGSGGVLGVGFGQGNQQRGWLPLAYNDFIGSIVGEEFGFLGLAGITILFALYGWLGFRIAREARSPFLTLVAVGLTFTTVFTACIHLGVVIGMLPNTGLTLPFVSYGRSNLVITLAMTGILVNIGSARERVYGVSATDPLVSPSL; via the coding sequence ATGACCGTCATGGGGGCGGATTTCTCATCGGATATGGCGCCGTCGCCGTCGGCGCGCGGGGCAAGTCTGGCCGGCACGCGCGAGCGCTGGCGCATGTCCATTGAGGCCCGGGCGTTGGTGCTGGTCACGGCCGTGCTGGTCACCTTCGGACTGGCGGTGCTGTACAGCGCCAGCGCGCTCGTGGCGGGCAACAGCGGCAGTCCCGGCTACCATTTCGTAGTGCGCCAGGGACTCGGTGTGCTCGTTGGCGCGGTGGCGTTTGCGGTGCTTGCCAAGCTGGATGCCGAGATCTGGCGCCGCTTGGCGTGGCCCATCATGATCATCAGCATTCTCTTGATGATTCTCGTGGTCCTCCCCGGGACCGAAGCCATTACCGGCAAGTTCAACGGCTCTCGCCGCGCGCTGTTTGGTGGCTCCATCCAACCGTCAGAGATTGCCAAGTTTGCCATCCTGGTGTGGACCCCCATGCTGTTGGTGAAGAAGGGGGCACGCGTGAAGGATGTCCGCAAAGGGTTACTGCCATTTGCCGTGGTCATTGGCAGTCTGTGTGTCCTCGCCATCCTCGAGCCCGACTACTCAGTCGCGATGATGTTCTGCTTGCTGATGGCGGTGCTGTTATTTGTTGGCGGGGCGCGTATTGCACACTTCGTTTTCTTCGGCGCGGTGGGAGCCCTGCTGTTGGGCGTGATCATTTCCGACAGTCGGTACGTACGGGAGCGGCTGCGCAGCTTCTCGGCGGGCGAGCAGGCATCAGCCAACCGCAAGAGCCCAACGGGCGACCAGCAGTACCAGTCACTCGTTGCCGTCGGCTCCGGTGGCGTGCTGGGGGTCGGTTTTGGCCAGGGGAATCAACAGCGTGGCTGGCTCCCTCTCGCCTACAACGACTTCATCGGCTCCATCGTCGGCGAAGAGTTTGGCTTTCTCGGGTTGGCGGGCATCACGATACTGTTCGCGCTGTACGGCTGGCTCGGGTTCCGCATTGCTCGCGAGGCTCGAAGTCCCTTTCTCACGCTCGTCGCCGTTGGGTTGACGTTCACCACCGTCTTCACGGCCTGCATCCATTTGGGGGTCGTGATTGGCATGCTGCCCAACACCGGCCTGACGCTGCCATTCGTGAGCTACGGTCGTTCCAACCTGGTCATCACGCTGGCCATGACGGGCATTCTGGTGAACATCGGCAGTGCCCGCGAACGCGTGTATGGTGTGTCGGCCACCGACCCGCTGGTTTCCCCGTCGCTGTGA